One Streptococcus gallolyticus subsp. gallolyticus DSM 16831 DNA window includes the following coding sequences:
- a CDS encoding 5-formyltetrahydrofolate cyclo-ligase, whose amino-acid sequence MEKSQLRVAILTQLKEYDKAEKAAKDKALLEDLVASAAYQNAQTIATYLAFDFEYDTQLLINQAQKDGKKILVPKTYSKGKMIFCPYDKDNLVKTRFGLWEPAVANAVDKSQIDVIHVPGVGFNPAGFRIGYGGGYYDRYLADYDGHTVSTIYEFQKVEFQADCHDMAVKEVFSR is encoded by the coding sequence ATGGAAAAATCACAGTTAAGAGTAGCTATTCTGACTCAGTTAAAAGAGTATGACAAGGCGGAGAAAGCCGCTAAAGATAAGGCTTTGTTAGAAGATTTAGTCGCGTCAGCAGCTTATCAAAATGCGCAAACAATCGCAACGTATTTAGCTTTTGATTTTGAATACGATACGCAATTGTTAATCAATCAAGCCCAAAAAGATGGGAAAAAAATTCTTGTTCCCAAGACTTATTCCAAAGGAAAAATGATTTTTTGCCCTTACGATAAGGATAATTTGGTGAAAACAAGGTTTGGTCTGTGGGAGCCAGCGGTAGCTAATGCTGTGGATAAGTCGCAAATTGATGTCATTCATGTCCCAGGCGTAGGATTCAATCCAGCTGGTTTTCGTATCGGATATGGCGGCGGTTACTATGACCGTTATTTAGCTGATTATGACGGACATACTGTTAGCACAATTTATGAGTTTCAGAAAGTAGAGTTTCAGGCAGATTGTCATGATATGGCTGTGAAGGAGGTTTTTAGTAGATGA
- a CDS encoding N-acetyldiaminopimelate deacetylase, with product MTLDLVNIRRDLHQIPEIGLEEFKTQAYLLERIAEITAGKDFVEQRTWRTGILVFLNGSAPEKTIGWRTDIDALPIVEETGLPFASQHEGRMHACGHDMHMTVALGLLNELVQVQPKNNVLFLFQPAEENEAGGMLMYQDNAFGDWKPDEFYGLHVRPDFKVGDIATNTSTLFAGTCEVLVTFKGKGGHAAFPHEANDALVAASYFVTQVQTIVSRNVDPIQGGVVTFGSFHAGTTNNVIAETARLHGTIRTLTQDMSLHIQRRLTEIAKGVAASFDMEVDVNLKQGGYLPVENNPELAQDLMAFFRNREAVNLIDCPPAMTGEDFGYLLNKIPGVMFWLGVDTPYALHHPQMSPNEAALPFAVSEISAFLKEKAK from the coding sequence ATGACTTTAGATTTAGTTAATATCCGCCGTGATTTGCACCAGATTCCTGAAATTGGTTTGGAAGAATTTAAAACACAAGCTTATCTTTTGGAGCGTATTGCAGAAATTACGGCTGGAAAAGATTTTGTAGAGCAACGTACTTGGCGAACTGGGATCCTTGTCTTTTTAAATGGCTCAGCTCCTGAAAAGACGATTGGTTGGCGAACAGATATTGACGCTTTGCCTATTGTAGAAGAAACTGGGTTGCCGTTTGCTAGCCAGCATGAGGGGCGTATGCACGCTTGCGGGCATGACATGCACATGACCGTTGCGCTTGGTTTACTTAATGAATTGGTGCAAGTGCAGCCAAAAAATAATGTACTCTTTCTTTTCCAACCAGCAGAGGAAAATGAAGCTGGCGGCATGCTCATGTATCAAGATAATGCCTTTGGCGATTGGAAACCAGATGAATTTTATGGGCTTCATGTTCGCCCTGATTTCAAGGTTGGTGATATTGCGACTAATACCTCAACATTGTTTGCAGGAACTTGCGAAGTGTTGGTCACTTTTAAAGGAAAAGGAGGACATGCTGCTTTTCCACATGAAGCAAATGATGCTTTGGTTGCTGCTTCGTATTTTGTCACGCAAGTACAGACAATTGTTAGCCGTAATGTTGACCCAATTCAAGGTGGTGTGGTGACTTTTGGTTCTTTCCATGCTGGAACAACTAACAATGTCATTGCTGAGACAGCGCGTTTGCATGGTACCATTCGAACATTGACGCAGGATATGAGCTTGCATATTCAAAGACGTTTAACGGAAATTGCCAAAGGCGTTGCTGCCAGCTTTGACATGGAAGTTGATGTCAATTTGAAACAAGGTGGCTATTTGCCTGTGGAGAATAATCCAGAGTTGGCACAAGATTTAATGGCGTTTTTCCGAAATCGAGAGGCTGTTAATTTGATTGATTGCCCGCCTGCGATGACTGGAGAAGATTTTGGTTATCTTTTAAATAAAATCCCTGGTGTGATGTTTTGGCTTGGCGTTGATACGCCTTATGCGCTTCATCACCCACAGATGAGCCCAAATGAAGCTGCTTTACCATTTGCGGTTAGTGAGATTTCAGCTTTTCTCAAAGAAAAAGCAAAATAG